The DNA window CGACCTAACCCAATCATTAAAACGGTAATTTGTCTCATCGGCTTTACACTCCCTTTATCGGTTAACGATTAACCCAAGGAGTATAAAGGATATTGACTCAATACTAATCGGCAATTGCCATGAAAATATTTTATACACTTTGTGTTTTAATTTATCGAATAACAAGCCTAATCATCGGCTAAAACCGGTTGAGCCCACAAATCATATTCATCAGCAGCAAAGATTTCAACTTCAAGCATGTCGCCCGGCTGCAAGCCATCACCTTCAGGGATAAACACCATGCCGTCAATTTCAGGGGCATCTGCCGCTGAACGTGCAATTGCCCCCTCATCGTCTACCTCATCCACCAATACCATCATCCGCTTGCCAATTTTGGCCTGCATTTTTTTAGCGCTGATTGCTTGCTGAGTTTGCATAAAACGATCATAGCGATCTTGCTTAACCTCATCCGGTACTGGCTCCGCAATCGCGTTCGCTGCCGCACCCTCAACCGGTGAATATTGAAAACAACCTACTCGGTCAAGTTGAGCTTGCTCCAAAAAGTCCAATAAGCGCTGAAATTCCTCTTCGGTTTCACCGGGAAAACCAACAATAAAAGTCGAACGCAAGGTCAAATCCGGCACCTGTTGACGCCATTGCTGAATCCGTTCCAATTGTTTGTCAATATTTCCTGGACGACGCATCGCTTTAAGCACACGCGGATCGGCATGTTGCAAAGGCATATCCAAATAAGGCAAAACCTTACCCTCGGCCATTAAAGGAATCACTTCCTCAACGTTCGGATAGGGATAAACATAATGCAACCTGACCCAAACCCCCATATCGCCCAATGCCTTTACCAGGCCGGTCATCGAGGTTTTAACCGGTTGACCATTCCAAAAATCCAGTTTGTGTTTTACATCAACACCATACGCCGCGGTATCCTGAGAAATAACCAATAACTCCTGAACCCCAGCTTCTACAAGACGTTTGGCTTCATCCAGAACATCGCTCACCGGACGACTCACCAGATCACCACGCATGGATGGAATAATACAAAACGAACAACGGTGGTTACACCCCTCTGAAATTTTTAGATACGCATAGTGACGTGGCGTTAACTTAACACCCTGCGGCGGCACAAGATCAACATAAGGGTTATGCTCAGGCGGCTGAACCACATCATGCACCGCATTCAGCACGGTTTCATAAGCTTGCGGCCCCGAAACTGACAGGACTTGAGGATAGTGTTTTAAGATTTCTTCATCGCGAGCGCCTAAACATCCGGTCACGATGACCTTACCATTCTCACGCAAGGCTTCACCAATCGCATCCAGTGATTCTTGCACGGCAGAATCAATAAAACCACAGGTATTAACAATAACGGTATCTGCATCTTCATACGAATTAGATAGATGATAACCCTCTGTACGCAACTGGGTTAAAATTCGTTCAGAATCCACTGTGGCTTTAGGGCAGCCCAAACTAACGACGCCCACCGTGGGCTGATGTTTACTCATACTAATCTCACATTTTTCAAGCACTAGGCTTGGTTATCTTTTAATGCGCGCATTTTACAACAAATCGGTTTCGTTAAATGCAAGTTTTAAACCTGTCTTAATTGTGGTTAACCAAGATTCGGCCTCACCTATTCAATCGCTCGTCAATCCATAAAGGGCTTGAAGATTTAGGGACATTTAGAAAATCAGAGGAAAAATCAATCTGCTTCATTGTTCGGCCTCCGGTGTTTTCACAGTCGGGTCGGGAAGTTCAAGATCCGCGCGCTCCACCCACTCAGCGGGCAACTCTTTTTGCACGCGCACGCCTAAATCCTTAAACTCCGCTGCTTGTTTAATCAAATTACCTCGGCCTGAATAGAGTTGAGAAAAAGCCTTATCGTAGGCCTCTTTAGCCTTATCCAGTTGTTGACCTACTGTTTGTAAGCTATTGATAAAAGTGTTTAATTTGATATAAAACATCTCAGCCCGTTTAGCCAACTCTGCGCTATGGTTATTCTGTTCGGCAAACCGCCAAAGCTGGCGAACAATTTGCAATGAACTTAACAAAGTTGAAGGCGTTGCAATCAATAAATTAAGCCGCATGGCTTCCTCAAGCAAAGAAGGATCCGCTTTAATCGCCTCGACATAGGCCGACTCAATAGGCATAAATAAAATAACCACCTCAGGCGTCACCAGGCCTGGTAATTTAAAATAATTCTTATCAGACAATTCTTTCATACGCTCGTAAAGCGCTTTAAGATGATCTTTCAATGCCTGCTCACGGAGTGATTCAGTTTCTGCATTCACCATTCGACTATAGGCGCTTAAAGACGTCTTAGCATCAATAATAACATGACGATTACCGGGTAGATAAACCACCACATCCGGTCTTTGACGCCCCTGTTCGCCTTGGATCGAAACCTCCCGCTGAAAATCGCGTGGAGCAACCAGGCCTGCTGATTCCAGCACACGCTCAAGAATCATTTCGCCCCAGTTACCCTGTGCCTTTTTTTGTCCCTGAAGTGCTTGCGTTAATTGGTGCGCTTGATCAGACAAATTTAGATTCATCTTCTGCAAATTCTGTAACTCAAACTTCAAGGCTAACCGCTGTTCACTTTCAACTTGCTGTATCTGCTCTAATTGTTGCTTAAACAGCTTAACATCATGTTGAAACGGCATTAACAACTGATTCAAGCTTTGTTCAGTTTGCTGCTTAAATACTTGATTATTTTGATTAAAAACACCCAGCGCCAATTCAGAAAACGTCTTCTGTAGTTGGCTATGCTGTTGATCAAACCCACGCTGTTTCTCTTCAAGCTGAGTTTGTAACCGGGCATGAGCCACGTCAAGCTCACCAAGGCGTTGCTGGTTGTTTTCCAATTTTTCAGTTAAGGCCTGTGCTTGATTTTGCCAGTGTTCCAACTGAGATTGCGCCAAAATCAAATCCGTTTGTTGTTGATGCAACTGTAATAACCAGGCCTGGTTAGATTGATCTACATCTGCTTTTAATGCTTGATAAAGCCCTTCTTTTTCACGCAAACGCCAAATAACAAAACCCAGCAATAGGCTGGCAAAACAAGCCCAGCCGGCTAAAAGCCATGACAACACACTCACCCTGTGGCCTCACTTTCACCGGTCGCTATTTTTTGCCATTTATCTTGTTGGGTGAACACCACATCCATAGCAACAAAAGGATAGTGTTTGCGAAAGGCCTGATAAAGCTGTTCACGCACATCATCTAAAGCTTCAATACTATCTAATGGACTATCGGCTTCAATTTTAAAATAAATATGCACTAACAAAAACCGACCTGTCATCACCAAACGTAAACGATAGCCCTTATGCAGTGCTGAACTAATCACCGAGTCAATTAAATCACGGATCTTATCCTCAATATCATCCCCGGGATGTTTACCGACAATTTCGTTCCAAGCATCACGCATAATACTCAGCGGCACAATCACAATAAACGCCACCAGTACAATGACCATAATCGGATCAAAATAAGGCACCCAATGCGCCCAATCGGTATCCTGCACAAAATAAGCGGCTAAAAACACCCCAAGCATTGCAGCAGAAATATAACCGTCAACCAACCAGTTCTTTGCGTCCACCAACGCCAACGGGGAATGGGCGCGTTTACCCAAGCTGCCCACAAACCAACCCGAAACAAAACAGCCAACCGTTGCCAACACAGCATAAAAGA is part of the Thiomicrospira microaerophila genome and encodes:
- the rmuC gene encoding DNA recombination protein RmuC, which codes for MSWLLAGWACFASLLLGFVIWRLREKEGLYQALKADVDQSNQAWLLQLHQQQTDLILAQSQLEHWQNQAQALTEKLENNQQRLGELDVAHARLQTQLEEKQRGFDQQHSQLQKTFSELALGVFNQNNQVFKQQTEQSLNQLLMPFQHDVKLFKQQLEQIQQVESEQRLALKFELQNLQKMNLNLSDQAHQLTQALQGQKKAQGNWGEMILERVLESAGLVAPRDFQREVSIQGEQGRQRPDVVVYLPGNRHVIIDAKTSLSAYSRMVNAETESLREQALKDHLKALYERMKELSDKNYFKLPGLVTPEVVILFMPIESAYVEAIKADPSLLEEAMRLNLLIATPSTLLSSLQIVRQLWRFAEQNNHSAELAKRAEMFYIKLNTFINSLQTVGQQLDKAKEAYDKAFSQLYSGRGNLIKQAAEFKDLGVRVQKELPAEWVERADLELPDPTVKTPEAEQ
- a CDS encoding cation diffusion facilitator family transporter gives rise to the protein MSSHQVLLNKLEKRALDFSVWGNVFMVVIGVGFAIVSASDAIMLDGLYSFIHLLIALLTLRVSRLVMKPSNDDYPFGYWMYEPMINLAKGLMIITLLALALFNAFSALYSGGTEVVLGMAVFYAVLATVGCFVSGWFVGSLGKRAHSPLALVDAKNWLVDGYISAAMLGVFLAAYFVQDTDWAHWVPYFDPIMVIVLVAFIVIVPLSIMRDAWNEIVGKHPGDDIEDKIRDLIDSVISSALHKGYRLRLVMTGRFLLVHIYFKIEADSPLDSIEALDDVREQLYQAFRKHYPFVAMDVVFTQQDKWQKIATGESEATG
- the rimO gene encoding 30S ribosomal protein S12 methylthiotransferase RimO produces the protein MSKHQPTVGVVSLGCPKATVDSERILTQLRTEGYHLSNSYEDADTVIVNTCGFIDSAVQESLDAIGEALRENGKVIVTGCLGARDEEILKHYPQVLSVSGPQAYETVLNAVHDVVQPPEHNPYVDLVPPQGVKLTPRHYAYLKISEGCNHRCSFCIIPSMRGDLVSRPVSDVLDEAKRLVEAGVQELLVISQDTAAYGVDVKHKLDFWNGQPVKTSMTGLVKALGDMGVWVRLHYVYPYPNVEEVIPLMAEGKVLPYLDMPLQHADPRVLKAMRRPGNIDKQLERIQQWRQQVPDLTLRSTFIVGFPGETEEEFQRLLDFLEQAQLDRVGCFQYSPVEGAAANAIAEPVPDEVKQDRYDRFMQTQQAISAKKMQAKIGKRMMVLVDEVDDEGAIARSAADAPEIDGMVFIPEGDGLQPGDMLEVEIFAADEYDLWAQPVLADD